A genomic window from Aquitalea aquatilis includes:
- a CDS encoding DNA cytosine methyltransferase gives MIVQDARNAALSQLVLSIFPGIDLFGTGFEQVGFSVVRGPDPLTGGDIRRFHTVPGRFDGVIGGPPCPDFSRARRSEPSGYGLEMLAEFERVVLEASPTWWLMENVSGVPDVVIPGYSHQRLDINASECGLSQNRLRHFQFGHKHGHVISPVRLPRIADAQPCCVASEGGQMDRRGWLDFCRLQGLSDGIELPSFTQSGRYRAVGNGVPIPMAIIMAQAVALSRPVSSVRLCFCGCGRELTGRASLANAACRKRMQRRRDSAGVTDQAFVTIEQSQL, from the coding sequence GTGATCGTCCAGGATGCGCGCAATGCGGCTTTGTCACAGCTGGTGCTGTCGATCTTTCCGGGAATAGACCTGTTTGGCACTGGTTTTGAGCAGGTTGGTTTTTCTGTTGTTCGTGGGCCGGACCCGCTGACTGGTGGTGATATACGCCGGTTTCATACTGTGCCGGGTCGCTTTGATGGCGTGATCGGTGGTCCGCCATGCCCTGATTTTTCCCGAGCTCGTCGCTCTGAGCCTTCTGGTTATGGTCTTGAAATGCTTGCTGAGTTTGAGCGTGTCGTTCTCGAGGCTTCGCCTACGTGGTGGCTGATGGAAAACGTATCCGGTGTTCCTGATGTCGTTATTCCCGGTTATTCGCATCAGCGCTTGGATATCAATGCTTCCGAGTGCGGCCTGTCACAAAATCGCCTGCGCCATTTTCAGTTTGGCCATAAACATGGCCATGTGATTTCCCCAGTTCGCTTGCCGCGTATTGCTGATGCCCAGCCGTGTTGCGTTGCTTCGGAGGGCGGTCAGATGGATAGACGGGGCTGGCTGGATTTTTGCCGCCTGCAGGGCTTGAGTGATGGCATTGAGCTTCCTAGCTTTACCCAGTCTGGCCGTTATCGCGCTGTCGGCAATGGTGTCCCCATTCCGATGGCCATCATCATGGCGCAGGCTGTTGCGCTATCTCGTCCCGTATCCTCTGTGCGCCTTTGTTTTTGTGGCTGCGGTCGTGAGCTGACTGGCCGTGCATCGCTGGCCAATGCGGCATGTCGCAAGAGAATGCAGCGTCGCCGTGACTCAGCCGGCGTGACTGACCAGGCGTTTGTCACAATCGAGCAGTCACAGTTGTGA
- the adeC gene encoding AdeC/AdeK/OprM family multidrug efflux complex outer membrane factor produces the protein MSRFIKLCSLSLLASALAGCSLIPQYQQPASPVAAQWPSGPAYLGVPAGKTGSTPAEQLAWQQFFTDPAMRQLIGLALENNRDLRVAALNIEAARAQYQIEKANLFPAISASGSGSNQRVPASVSATGKEYISHSYTAGIGFSAYELDVFGRLSSLKQQALENYFSLEETRRSTQISLVAEVANAYLTLLADQQHLQVAQNTLKSQQASYELTRRKLEVGAATELDLSDADTTVQSALADQASYQRQVAQDENALTLLVGTSIPAGILQGGQLETQSRLTDLPAGLPSELLQRRPDILAAEHDLKAANANIGAARAKFFPSISLTASAGSSSSNLSDLFKAGSGSWSFSPSINLPIFNAGSLSANLESAKVARDISLAKYEKAIQTAFGEVADALAVRGTVGTQLRAQQALVQASQRSLQLSEARFKVGVDSYLTLLLAQRSLYSAQQNLISTRLSQASNLVTLYKVLGGGWQAPEQGS, from the coding sequence ATGTCCCGATTCATCAAGCTGTGCAGCCTGTCGCTGCTGGCTAGCGCACTGGCGGGCTGCTCGCTGATTCCACAGTATCAGCAGCCTGCGTCGCCAGTGGCGGCGCAATGGCCGAGCGGCCCGGCTTATCTGGGCGTGCCGGCCGGCAAGACTGGCAGCACCCCGGCCGAACAACTGGCCTGGCAGCAGTTTTTTACTGATCCGGCCATGCGGCAGCTGATAGGGCTGGCGCTGGAAAACAATCGCGATCTGCGCGTGGCTGCACTGAATATCGAAGCGGCGCGCGCGCAGTATCAGATTGAAAAAGCCAATCTGTTCCCGGCTATCAGTGCCAGCGGCAGTGGCAGCAACCAGCGCGTACCGGCCAGCGTCAGCGCTACCGGCAAGGAATACATCAGCCATAGCTACACCGCAGGTATCGGTTTCAGTGCCTACGAGCTGGATGTGTTCGGGCGCTTGTCCAGCCTGAAACAGCAGGCGCTGGAAAACTACTTCTCGCTGGAAGAAACCCGGCGCAGCACGCAGATTTCGCTGGTAGCCGAAGTGGCCAATGCCTATCTGACCCTGCTGGCAGACCAGCAGCACTTGCAGGTGGCGCAGAACACGCTCAAGTCGCAGCAGGCTTCGTATGAGCTGACCCGGCGCAAGCTGGAGGTGGGCGCGGCAACCGAGCTGGATCTGAGCGATGCCGACACCACCGTGCAGTCGGCACTGGCCGATCAGGCCAGCTATCAGCGTCAGGTTGCGCAGGATGAAAACGCGCTGACCCTACTGGTGGGCACCAGCATTCCGGCGGGCATCCTGCAAGGAGGCCAACTGGAAACCCAGAGCCGGCTTACCGACTTGCCGGCTGGCCTGCCGTCCGAGCTGCTGCAGCGCCGCCCTGACATTCTGGCGGCGGAGCACGACCTGAAAGCAGCCAATGCCAATATCGGTGCGGCGCGGGCGAAGTTTTTCCCCAGCATCAGCCTGACGGCCAGTGCCGGGTCCAGCAGCAGCAATCTGTCCGATCTGTTCAAGGCAGGTAGCGGCAGTTGGAGCTTCAGCCCTTCCATCAATCTGCCCATCTTCAATGCCGGCAGCCTGAGCGCCAATCTGGAATCGGCCAAAGTGGCACGCGACATCTCGCTGGCCAAGTATGAAAAGGCCATTCAGACTGCTTTTGGCGAGGTAGCCGATGCGCTGGCAGTGCGTGGCACGGTGGGCACCCAGTTGCGGGCGCAACAGGCCTTGGTGCAGGCCAGTCAACGCAGCCTGCAGCTGTCTGAAGCCCGTTTCAAGGTGGGGGTGGATAGTTATCTCACCCTGTTGCTGGCACAACGCAGCCTGTATTCTGCGCAGCAAAACCTGATCAGCACCCGCTTGTCGCAGGCCTCCAACCTGGTGACCCTGTACAAGGTGCTGGGCGGCGGCTGGCAAGCGCCGGAGCAGGGCAGCTAA
- a CDS encoding zonular occludens toxin domain-containing protein produces the protein MSVYFVEGHLGGGKSVQCVGRLIAYAEQGRRIAGNIDINLDKLCQDKRSRQSYIRIPDIPTGDDLKALGRGSESRAEDTFGALVLDECAVYLNSRNWQDKGRQSIMAWLVHARKYRWDVFIIIQSVDALDSQIRKLLHEYTVDCMRLDKLTIPFLTRLTGIKPPKLFVGRVYYGRMNPPIRSDTWYALGWRAFECYDTEQEIIDQDVPRWGGDGSYCMLPNWHRVGRFLPAKRSYLGLLDDTMQQCFLWFMRLCMLPVYLLNVGNLRGKQKTSYAID, from the coding sequence ATGTCCGTTTATTTTGTTGAGGGCCATTTGGGTGGGGGGAAGTCAGTTCAATGTGTAGGGCGTTTGATTGCCTATGCTGAGCAGGGCCGGCGCATCGCTGGCAACATTGATATTAATCTGGATAAGCTTTGCCAGGACAAGCGTTCACGTCAGAGCTATATTCGTATCCCTGACATACCTACGGGCGATGATCTTAAAGCGCTTGGTCGTGGCTCGGAAAGCCGTGCGGAGGATACGTTTGGCGCTTTGGTGCTTGATGAATGTGCTGTGTACTTGAATAGCCGTAACTGGCAAGACAAGGGCCGGCAATCGATCATGGCTTGGCTTGTCCATGCCCGTAAATATCGGTGGGATGTGTTCATTATCATCCAGTCTGTCGATGCCTTGGACAGCCAGATCCGCAAGCTACTGCATGAATACACGGTTGATTGCATGCGCCTGGACAAGCTCACAATTCCGTTTCTTACGCGCTTGACTGGCATTAAGCCGCCTAAGCTTTTTGTGGGCCGCGTCTACTATGGACGCATGAATCCGCCGATTCGTTCGGATACCTGGTATGCCCTTGGCTGGCGGGCATTTGAGTGTTACGACACTGAGCAAGAAATTATTGATCAGGATGTTCCTCGGTGGGGTGGTGATGGCTCGTATTGCATGCTGCCGAATTGGCATCGTGTTGGCCGCTTCTTGCCTGCTAAGCGCTCGTACCTTGGTCTTTTGGATGACACTATGCAGCAGTGCTTTTTGTGGTTTATGCGTCTTTGTATGCTTCCCGTTTATCTGCTTAACGTTGGCAATTTGCGTGGTAAGCAAAAAACAAGTTACGCAATTGACTGA
- a CDS encoding tyrosine-type recombinase/integrase, protein MIIESDGESATASSATLQPATAHGWNRQQGACLIDADSDVEAVRTWLKEYRSRPRTLDSYRKEAERFLLWASLKRGKNLSDINRDDVLEYSDFLRNPDVSWCGPTRPRSHPDWKPFAKWSPHKHGLSESSCLQAQVILANLFRYLVEAGYLRHNPFALKRGRSPDARAIHDERLLEKETIDFLFNWLETLPAETEREKRHAERALWIISLYYYTAARLREIPAARMADIRLIRGNWWFRVTGKGDKEGLVPVPAALLTALQRYRSFLGLTPLPSPAETTPLVCSVYGEMAAIRADSLYKIIKSIMKSAADDARASGHSQIAGNLEHATTHWLRHSSASHQLEAGLPLLTVSQNLRHSQIETTRRYLHTEDDDRHQATVNWSKPGKRARD, encoded by the coding sequence TTGATCATTGAATCAGATGGCGAGTCGGCAACTGCCAGTTCGGCGACGCTGCAGCCTGCTACGGCCCACGGCTGGAATCGCCAGCAAGGCGCTTGCCTGATTGATGCCGATTCCGATGTCGAGGCTGTGCGCACCTGGCTCAAGGAATACCGCAGCCGGCCGCGAACGCTGGATTCGTATCGCAAGGAGGCCGAGCGCTTTTTGCTGTGGGCCTCGCTCAAGCGCGGCAAGAACCTGTCGGATATCAATCGTGATGACGTGCTGGAATACAGCGATTTTCTGCGCAATCCGGATGTCAGCTGGTGCGGGCCAACCCGGCCGCGCAGCCATCCTGACTGGAAACCATTTGCCAAGTGGTCGCCGCACAAGCACGGTTTGTCGGAATCGTCCTGCCTGCAGGCCCAGGTCATCCTGGCCAATCTGTTCCGCTATCTGGTTGAGGCTGGCTATCTGCGCCACAACCCGTTCGCACTCAAGCGTGGCCGCTCACCCGACGCACGGGCCATTCATGATGAACGCCTGCTGGAAAAGGAAACCATCGATTTCCTGTTCAACTGGCTGGAGACCCTGCCGGCAGAAACCGAGCGGGAAAAACGCCATGCCGAGCGGGCTTTGTGGATTATTTCGTTGTACTACTACACTGCGGCACGCTTGCGCGAAATTCCAGCAGCACGCATGGCAGACATACGGCTGATCCGGGGCAACTGGTGGTTCCGGGTGACGGGAAAAGGTGACAAGGAGGGGTTGGTACCGGTGCCGGCTGCCCTGTTGACTGCCTTGCAGCGCTATCGCAGTTTTCTGGGACTGACTCCCCTGCCCTCGCCGGCTGAAACCACGCCGCTGGTTTGCAGCGTGTATGGTGAAATGGCCGCAATCCGCGCCGATTCGCTGTACAAAATCATCAAATCCATCATGAAATCCGCCGCAGATGATGCCCGAGCCAGCGGCCACAGCCAGATTGCCGGCAATCTGGAACACGCCACCACGCACTGGTTGCGACACAGTTCGGCCTCGCATCAGTTGGAGGCCGGCCTGCCGCTGCTGACTGTCAGTCAGAATCTGCGTCATTCTCAGATTGAAACCACCCGGCGTTACCTGCATACCGAAGATGATGACCGACATCAGGCCACCGTCAACTGGAGCAAGCCTGGCAAGCGCGCACGCGACTAG
- a CDS encoding single-stranded DNA-binding protein — translation MIIYEVDSTLVTERSGKTEAGREWKSREQKAYANLFDPATGQLKRYPAETKLRLQDGQQPYALGFYVMSPASVYLDRYDAPACDVQLVTYDEYMAMTAPAFSKLFPRNQAKPAAV, via the coding sequence ATGATCATTTATGAGGTTGACTCCACGCTGGTAACCGAGCGTTCCGGCAAAACAGAAGCTGGCCGTGAATGGAAATCACGCGAACAGAAGGCTTATGCCAATCTGTTTGATCCGGCCACCGGCCAACTGAAACGCTATCCGGCTGAAACCAAGCTTCGTCTGCAGGATGGCCAGCAGCCCTACGCGCTGGGCTTCTATGTAATGTCGCCTGCCTCGGTCTATCTGGATCGTTACGACGCTCCGGCCTGCGATGTGCAGCTTGTCACTTATGACGAATATATGGCAATGACTGCGCCGGCTTTCTCCAAACTGTTCCCGCGCAATCAAGCTAAGCCTGCTGCGGTGTAA
- a CDS encoding TetR family transcriptional regulator, with product MARKTKEEADKTRQLLLDAAEQLFWEHGVSKTTLAGIAAHAGLTRGAIYWHFDNKSDLFNAMCERAFPQFEELMQALLVEDYCPGLTPAQRLWQHSCSVLQLVTTSQRVARVVGIINLRCEFVGEMQNSYLLDRSWLMEKVGNLHAMLSQAAERGQVRPGIDLACASGCLHSMICGLVDSWMLNPQVVDLENHCEQLLTPFFAGVFVADCWLPAPQ from the coding sequence ATGGCACGCAAAACCAAAGAAGAAGCAGACAAAACCCGACAGTTGCTGCTGGATGCTGCCGAGCAGCTGTTCTGGGAGCACGGCGTCAGTAAAACCACGCTGGCTGGCATTGCCGCACACGCCGGCCTGACCCGTGGGGCCATTTACTGGCACTTCGACAACAAGTCCGACCTGTTCAACGCCATGTGCGAACGGGCCTTCCCCCAGTTCGAAGAACTGATGCAGGCGTTGCTGGTTGAGGACTACTGTCCGGGGCTGACTCCGGCGCAGCGTTTGTGGCAACACAGCTGCAGTGTGCTGCAGCTGGTCACCACCAGTCAGCGCGTCGCCCGCGTGGTGGGCATCATCAATTTGCGCTGCGAATTCGTCGGCGAAATGCAGAACTCCTATCTGCTGGATCGCTCCTGGCTGATGGAAAAAGTAGGCAATCTGCACGCCATGCTGAGTCAGGCGGCGGAAAGAGGGCAGGTCAGGCCGGGTATTGATCTTGCCTGTGCCTCCGGCTGCCTGCATTCGATGATTTGCGGCCTGGTCGACAGTTGGATGCTCAATCCGCAGGTGGTCGATCTGGAAAATCACTGCGAGCAGCTACTGACCCCATTTTTTGCCGGGGTGTTTGTTGCCGATTGCTGGCTACCCGCACCGCAGTAA
- a CDS encoding EAL and HDOD domain-containing protein codes for MFKKIFGGLLGRGESTTNNAPPPPRAAVLAEEAAAQATPFKLPQTLGFVSHQPIQDQSQRIVAYEFAVKDSLAVARPAASRRSFDQLLFNTLKNMNIFRLLAYRRAFIHVSLASLDDLLQQELPAASAIYLLELLDGEQLADTVMPQLDALRAAGLRFAVEPARYGTAPAALELYQRVDYMVLDFAAPNTRALFPLLEQLPQRYPQMRWLARNINTAEELALCRHSANSDRFALFHGSYLSVAQNRVSQKEGASQGRVLEIMRLLRANAPVAEIEAQFKLDSLLLFKLLRFVNSPVNGLSRKIQTIDEGLMLLGRSALFKWLSLLLFTSDGDGGATLSLLEKSLIRAHFMEELGIIRGNKLEAEHLFLTGMFSLLGDLLNLTLAEALEPLDLPFMISDALLLQKGLFAAPLQLAQACEQDDGERITELAEQMDVDLDQVSSVYMEAVVWAQEVLSESEVQSNVEAV; via the coding sequence ATGTTCAAAAAAATATTCGGCGGCTTGCTCGGGCGGGGAGAGTCGACAACGAACAATGCACCACCGCCGCCGCGCGCTGCTGTGCTAGCAGAGGAGGCTGCCGCGCAGGCAACGCCTTTCAAGCTGCCGCAGACACTGGGCTTTGTTTCGCACCAGCCCATTCAGGATCAGTCGCAACGCATTGTTGCCTACGAATTTGCGGTCAAGGACAGTCTGGCGGTGGCCCGGCCAGCGGCCAGTCGGCGCAGTTTTGACCAACTTCTGTTCAATACCCTGAAAAACATGAATATTTTCCGCCTGCTGGCTTATCGGCGGGCGTTTATTCATGTGTCACTGGCTTCGCTGGACGATTTGTTGCAGCAGGAATTGCCAGCGGCCAGCGCCATTTATCTGCTGGAACTGCTGGATGGCGAACAACTGGCCGACACCGTGATGCCGCAGCTGGATGCGCTGCGTGCAGCCGGGCTGCGCTTTGCCGTGGAGCCGGCACGCTACGGCACCGCCCCGGCGGCGCTGGAACTGTATCAGCGAGTGGATTACATGGTGCTGGATTTCGCCGCGCCCAATACGCGGGCGCTATTTCCCTTGCTGGAACAATTACCGCAGCGTTATCCGCAAATGCGCTGGTTGGCCCGCAATATCAATACCGCCGAAGAGCTGGCACTGTGCCGCCACTCGGCCAATAGCGACCGCTTTGCCCTGTTTCATGGCTCATACCTGTCGGTAGCGCAAAACCGGGTCAGTCAGAAAGAAGGTGCCAGCCAGGGGCGGGTGCTGGAAATCATGCGCCTGCTGCGTGCCAATGCACCGGTGGCCGAGATTGAAGCCCAGTTCAAGCTGGATTCGCTCTTGCTGTTCAAGCTGCTGCGCTTTGTCAATTCGCCGGTCAATGGCCTGTCGCGCAAGATCCAGACCATCGATGAGGGCCTGATGCTGCTGGGACGCAGCGCGCTGTTCAAATGGCTGTCCCTGCTATTGTTCACCTCGGATGGCGACGGTGGTGCCACCTTGTCGCTACTGGAAAAATCGCTGATCCGCGCGCACTTCATGGAAGAGCTGGGCATTATCCGTGGCAACAAGCTGGAAGCCGAGCATCTGTTTCTGACCGGCATGTTTTCCCTGCTGGGCGATCTGCTCAACCTGACGCTGGCCGAAGCGCTGGAGCCGCTGGACCTGCCCTTCATGATTTCGGATGCCCTGCTGCTGCAAAAAGGGCTGTTTGCCGCCCCCTTGCAGCTGGCCCAGGCTTGCGAGCAGGACGATGGCGAACGCATCACCGAGCTGGCCGAGCAAATGGATGTAGACCTTGATCAGGTCAGCAGCGTGTATATGGAAGCGGTGGTGTGGGCGCAGGAAGTACTGAGCGAGAGCGAAGTACAAAGCAATGTAGAAGCGGTGTAA
- a CDS encoding zonular occludens toxin domain-containing protein: MIIFHEGLPRSGKSWEAIHEMAVPALKAGRHVVTNIKGTDAAKIAECYQLDPDAVAAQLTVIDWDKSSDIHEHAKNDGLVIFDEVQDFHPQGKKLNPAQIEFITQHGQRGIDVVLCGQAMGNIHVFWRDRVQRLVYFQKMSSIGADSRYQWTMQERVGPKKFSKVSSGIRKYDKAKFGCYKSHADGVENKANLKDDRANILKKPGIRFGLPVAFLVLCFAVNYVWGLFHKPAGEALGINTKAVQTASAPASTTAGAAAAAQDKAKDVGKGSAVGTLQSALEATSVDPVDYLEGMMNKYRPRLAAFMKMGRKEQGLIELMDDSYKVREQIKLTELQAYGYGYEYRGDFILIKRLDGKGKPHTVTPWPVDPWGRANNPPVQQNQQTQIAQQQGHPDAGQRLAINDMDDADPKANRFDALRPHSKAVQPAKKQT; this comes from the coding sequence ATGATTATTTTCCATGAAGGTCTGCCGCGTTCCGGTAAAAGCTGGGAAGCGATACATGAAATGGCCGTACCGGCTTTAAAGGCTGGCCGTCATGTTGTCACGAATATCAAGGGTACGGATGCGGCCAAAATCGCTGAATGCTATCAATTAGACCCTGATGCGGTTGCTGCTCAACTTACGGTGATTGATTGGGACAAGTCCTCCGACATTCACGAGCATGCCAAAAATGATGGTCTGGTGATTTTCGATGAAGTGCAGGATTTCCATCCCCAGGGCAAAAAGCTCAATCCTGCGCAGATTGAATTCATCACTCAGCATGGTCAGCGAGGCATTGACGTGGTGCTGTGCGGTCAAGCAATGGGCAACATCCACGTATTCTGGCGCGACCGGGTGCAGCGGCTGGTCTACTTTCAGAAGATGTCGTCCATTGGTGCGGATAGTCGGTATCAGTGGACCATGCAAGAGCGCGTCGGGCCTAAGAAATTCAGCAAGGTGTCCAGCGGTATCCGCAAATATGACAAGGCTAAATTCGGCTGCTACAAGTCACACGCTGACGGGGTCGAGAATAAAGCCAACCTGAAAGACGACCGCGCTAACATCCTCAAAAAGCCAGGCATCCGCTTCGGCCTGCCAGTGGCCTTTCTTGTGCTGTGCTTTGCAGTGAATTACGTCTGGGGTCTGTTCCACAAGCCGGCAGGCGAGGCGCTCGGTATCAACACCAAAGCGGTGCAAACAGCTTCTGCGCCAGCTTCCACCACCGCTGGGGCCGCGGCCGCTGCGCAGGACAAAGCCAAGGACGTTGGTAAGGGGTCGGCGGTCGGTACGTTGCAATCAGCACTGGAAGCCACCAGTGTTGACCCTGTCGATTACTTGGAAGGGATGATGAACAAGTACAGGCCACGGCTGGCCGCGTTCATGAAGATGGGCCGGAAGGAACAGGGCCTGATAGAGCTGATGGACGACTCGTATAAGGTCCGTGAGCAGATCAAGCTAACCGAGCTGCAGGCGTATGGTTACGGCTATGAATACCGGGGCGACTTCATTTTGATTAAGCGACTGGATGGCAAGGGCAAGCCTCATACCGTCACGCCATGGCCAGTGGACCCATGGGGCCGCGCCAACAATCCGCCAGTGCAGCAAAACCAGCAGACTCAGATCGCTCAGCAGCAGGGCCATCCTGACGCTGGCCAGCGGCTGGCCATCAATGACATGGATGATGCTGATCCTAAGGCAAACCGCTTCGATGCGCTTCGTCCGCACTCCAAGGCCGTGCAACCTGCCAAAAAGCAGACTTGA
- a CDS encoding DUF2726 domain-containing protein yields the protein MFALIVVIVLIAVIAAAASQAKKKSPDTAQPEKKKANYGNAKLLAKSALLSKSEQECYQKLVSVLQPDFLVLAQVSLGQLLRATGGTKRQNDNLYYNFASRKAADFVICRADFSVVVVVELDDPSHDSKKDRDADRDKTLRDAGHEVLRLPSIPTDELLQRYAASLRAREAAKKA from the coding sequence ATGTTTGCGCTTATTGTTGTCATTGTCCTGATTGCTGTCATTGCAGCTGCGGCTTCTCAAGCCAAGAAAAAATCACCAGATACAGCTCAGCCTGAAAAGAAGAAAGCGAATTACGGCAATGCCAAGCTTCTTGCTAAGTCAGCATTGCTTAGTAAAAGTGAGCAGGAATGCTATCAGAAGCTTGTTAGCGTGTTGCAGCCTGATTTTTTAGTGCTGGCACAGGTTTCTTTGGGGCAGCTTCTTCGTGCCACTGGCGGCACCAAGCGGCAAAACGATAATCTTTATTACAATTTTGCCTCGAGAAAAGCAGCTGATTTTGTCATCTGCCGCGCCGACTTTTCCGTTGTCGTTGTTGTTGAGCTGGACGATCCTTCCCATGACAGCAAAAAGGACAGGGATGCAGATCGCGACAAGACACTTAGAGATGCTGGTCATGAAGTTCTGAGATTGCCATCGATACCGACAGATGAGCTTTTGCAGCGCTACGCAGCCAGCCTTAGGGCTAGGGAAGCCGCTAAGAAGGCTTAA
- a CDS encoding replication endonuclease, which produces MSIAKLLVPNKAYLKPFLAGLPSALSDDIADEWNARLAKPATVSSWLRSAPANSWLKFTTEAIRSIGVPRSLYLDEADIDAKAKALSRHTSWLRRTGASLADVQALAGLYHLHLPDWTKKPHTTDSVWARACDLAFWKRQIRSVHSRLAERGAIIAGRVHNRAGLYASDDQVKRTIQRKRRSAQVLASQLVINELGQEYSLADLAALSPANPLIRRAELMVRLRGFETIAKQEGHACDFFTITCPGSYHPRLSKTGQLNPNYQPGIGPREAQAHLQKVWSRARAKLHRKGIRMYGFRVAEPHHDGTPHWHMVLFFNEGDRRDIRKVLLSYALQVNPSERGAWRRRCTFKKIDLLNGSACGYVAKYICKNVDGRKADSLALGEFDHESNPNNPALLHETAIRVESWAKWGIRQFQQIGCAPVTVWRECRRLDATEQRPELADIITATQASDWAGYVMLQGGPFASRKELAAALYCEPVTNRYGEDASTIRGVDAYGVVAISRVHVWTVTSALYGSASTKALADQRQCAPQGRAADGAKRPWTRITNCTQPQSTGDRAMHREALMDEMDSLHNPEFNGLFIHPFPDSIQ; this is translated from the coding sequence ATGTCCATTGCCAAGCTGCTCGTTCCGAACAAGGCCTATCTCAAGCCGTTTTTGGCTGGCCTGCCGTCTGCACTGTCTGACGACATCGCGGATGAATGGAATGCGCGCCTGGCTAAACCGGCTACTGTGTCTTCATGGCTCCGTAGCGCACCAGCCAATAGCTGGCTCAAATTTACGACTGAGGCAATCCGTTCTATTGGCGTGCCTCGTTCTCTCTACCTTGATGAAGCTGATATCGATGCAAAGGCAAAGGCGTTATCTCGGCATACAAGTTGGTTGCGGCGGACCGGCGCTTCACTTGCTGACGTACAAGCGTTGGCCGGGCTCTACCATCTTCACCTACCGGACTGGACAAAAAAGCCCCACACGACAGATTCAGTCTGGGCCCGTGCCTGTGACTTGGCATTCTGGAAGCGCCAGATTAGGTCGGTTCATTCTCGTCTTGCTGAGCGAGGAGCCATTATTGCCGGACGTGTGCATAATCGCGCCGGACTATACGCCTCCGATGATCAAGTAAAGCGCACCATCCAGCGCAAGAGACGTTCCGCTCAAGTCCTCGCCAGTCAGCTCGTCATCAATGAGCTTGGCCAGGAATACAGTCTGGCCGATCTGGCCGCACTCTCGCCGGCAAACCCGCTTATCCGCCGTGCTGAGTTGATGGTTCGCCTGCGTGGCTTTGAAACCATTGCTAAGCAGGAGGGCCATGCTTGTGACTTCTTCACTATTACATGTCCCGGTAGCTATCACCCCCGTTTGTCCAAAACTGGACAGCTCAATCCGAACTATCAGCCGGGCATTGGCCCACGCGAGGCGCAAGCACATCTTCAGAAAGTCTGGTCGCGTGCTAGGGCAAAGCTGCATCGCAAGGGTATTCGTATGTACGGGTTCCGGGTGGCTGAGCCGCATCACGATGGAACGCCGCATTGGCACATGGTCTTGTTTTTCAATGAAGGGGACCGCCGTGATATTCGTAAAGTCCTGCTCTCTTATGCACTGCAGGTCAATCCATCCGAGCGAGGTGCATGGCGACGCCGCTGCACTTTTAAAAAGATTGACCTGCTCAATGGCTCTGCCTGCGGCTACGTCGCCAAATACATCTGCAAGAATGTGGATGGTCGCAAAGCCGACTCTCTTGCCTTGGGCGAATTCGACCATGAGTCAAATCCCAATAATCCGGCTCTCCTACATGAAACAGCCATTCGTGTTGAGTCCTGGGCAAAGTGGGGTATTCGCCAATTCCAGCAGATAGGCTGTGCGCCGGTTACCGTCTGGCGCGAGTGTCGTCGTCTTGACGCTACTGAGCAGCGTCCCGAGCTAGCCGACATTATTACCGCGACTCAGGCCAGCGACTGGGCCGGTTATGTGATGCTCCAGGGCGGCCCGTTTGCCTCCCGTAAAGAGCTGGCTGCCGCACTCTACTGTGAGCCTGTCACGAATCGCTATGGCGAGGACGCTTCTACCATCCGCGGCGTCGATGCGTATGGCGTCGTTGCCATTTCCCGTGTCCATGTTTGGACTGTCACATCCGCTTTGTATGGGTCTGCAAGCACAAAGGCGCTAGCAGATCAGCGGCAGTGCGCCCCGCAGGGGCGTGCTGCTGATGGCGCGAAGCGCCCTTGGACTCGTATCACTAACTGTACGCAACCACAATCCACCGGGGATAGGGCAATGCACCGTGAAGCCCTCATGGATGAAATGGATTCACTCCACAACCCTGAATTTAATGGGTTATTTATTCATCCTTTCCCAGATTCGATTCAATAA
- a CDS encoding DUF5455 family protein — translation MLKFFDYLFSKLSGFFLDILAKWGVKNAKIVAARLVVLTALLAAFVVFQQTIQLLIVALIHAPNSPIWQAAAWTVLPDSAPSCLSSLITAKIAQWGFLWLSWKYKELNNSLPII, via the coding sequence ATGCTTAAGTTCTTTGATTATCTCTTTTCCAAGCTGTCTGGCTTTTTTTTGGACATTCTTGCCAAGTGGGGCGTTAAAAATGCAAAGATTGTTGCTGCTAGGCTTGTTGTTTTAACTGCGCTCCTTGCTGCTTTTGTTGTTTTTCAGCAGACGATTCAACTCCTTATTGTTGCCCTCATTCATGCGCCTAATTCGCCTATTTGGCAGGCTGCAGCTTGGACTGTGTTGCCGGATAGTGCGCCTTCCTGCTTGTCGTCGCTTATTACGGCAAAAATAGCGCAGTGGGGTTTCTTGTGGTTATCGTGGAAGTACAAAGAATTGAATAATTCCTTGCCCATTATTTGA